Sequence from the Ereboglobus luteus genome:
GACCACGCTTTCGGGATGCCTGCGGTTGCCGGCAACGACGGTCGCGGACGTGGTTTCGATGACTTTGAGCGCGTCGTTTACGGCGGCGGGATCGCTGCTCAGGTCGGCGTCCATGAAACAAATAAAATCCCCGGTTGCTCGCAGCATGCCGGAGCGCACCGCGTAGCCTTTCCCGCGATGAACCAGGTTGTCGATTGCCCGCCAGTTGGGATGCGCGGCGGCGATTTTTTGGGCGAGCGCGAGTGAATCGTCCCCTGATTTTTCAACGACCAGAAGGACTTCGTGTGAAAAGGAGAAAGTCTCGAGCACCGCCGCCAGTTTTTGCATCGCGGAGGCCAGCCGGCGCGTTTCGTTGTAAGCGGGGATGACTATGGAAAGATGCACGCCGCGCGTAGATTTTTAGGGTTTAGGGTTTGGCGTTTGGGATTGCGGCGGAAAAAAGGGGCAGGGGACGCATCGTGTGACATTTGCCCGCCCTGAAATAAACAAGGGGCTTGGACAGCTGCGCGCGTCCAAGCCCCAAATGTTAAACTGAAAACAATGATTCCCGGGGGATCATTATTTTCCCCAGACTTCCACTTCGATGTAGTGGTTGGCGGCGTTGGCGGTGTTGCCCTTGCTGTAGAGGCGCACGTAGCGGCCGCTCACGCCGTCAACGGGGAGCACGCGGCCCCTGCTGGTGTCGGTGTAGGCCTTGTCGGCGCCCTTGCCGAGTCCGCTGGAGTTGTCGTGGTCATTGTTGAAGACAGTCGTCACTCCGGTGAGGAAATCGGCGTCGTTGGAGATTTGCACGATGACGTCGTGGTAGGCGCGTTCCTGCGAGTGGAAGTGCCAGAGCGCGATGGCGTAGATTTTGTGCGCTTTTTCGAGGTCGATCTGCACCCATTGCTTGCCGTCGCCGAGCTCGACGAAGCAGCCCTCGTCGGAGTCTTTGTCACCGTCGGTGATTTGCTCGAGCATTCCGATGATGGGCATCGAGTCGCTGGAGGTGACGGGTTTTTCGAGCGCGAGGTTCTTGGAGCCCTCGGGCACCTTCACCGGTTTGCGCGCGTCGATGTCGGCGGCGGTTTCGAGATGGGGCACGCGGATGGCCACGGGTGTGCCGGCGAGCTTGGGCTTGGGCAGCGTGGTCTTGAACGGCACCATTTTGTCCTGGGCGCTGAGCGTGACGCAGGCGGCGAGGGCGAGTGTGGAAAGGAGGATGGTTTTAATTTTCATGGTGATTATCAGGCGATGTAATCTTCTGGTTTGAACTGGATGACTTGCTTGGCGGCGACCGAGTCGTTGACCCGGTAGATGGGCACCTCGCTTTCGAAGGCGTGGCGTCCGTCGCAGGTGAGCTTGCCCTTGCCTTGGACGGCGGCAAAGAAATTCTCAAGGTGCGGCTGGTGAATCGGCTTGTTCAGCACAACAGGAATCTCGTAGGCGGCGAGGGCCTTTGTTTCGCGCACGTCGATGACGGATTTCGTCTCGGGTTCGGGCGGGGCCGCGGTTTTGCGAAGGTAGTTTTTCTTCACCCATTGATCCCATTCGGGGGCGCGATCCTCGCGGTAGGCCGCGGTGAGTTTCGGGTTTTCGGAAATGCTGATGCTGCCTTCGTCACCCATGAAGTTTTCGAAATAACCGCCGCCGGAGCTTGTGGCCGTCTGCACTTGGTAGAAGGCGCGGACGGTGCCGTGCGCGAGCGGGTATTCGTAAACGACCATGACGTTGTCATACCACTCGTGGTTCTTGTAGTAGTCGATGCCGCCGGAGGCGAAGACGGTGGAGGGATTCGCGCCGAGGAACCAGGCGAAGATGTCGATCTGGTGGGAGCCGAGGTCGGAGATGGGGCCGCCGGAGAGGTCGCGGAACCAGCGCCAGTTGCGGAACTGGTGCATGTCGCGATAGCCGTATTTTTTAAGCGTGGCGGCGTCGATGGTGTAGGCTTTCGGGAAGCCGAGGTCGTCGGTGACGGCGCGGTTCCACTGGCCGTTGGCGGCGACAAACTTGCCCTGGAGTTTCGCGTTCCTGATGAGGTTGTTGTAAACGTGGAGGTAGCGCGGGTTGCTGCGGCGCTGGTGGCCGATTTGGAGGAGCTTGCCGGCGGCCTCGGAGGCCTTGACCATGCTGCGCGCGCCTTCGATGGTGTTGGACATCATCTTTTCGCAATACACGTGGAGGCCGGCCTTGTGGCAGGCGACGGTGTGCGGTGCGTGCCAGAAATCGGGCGTGGCGATGATGGCGACGTCGAGGTCCTTTTCCTTGGCGAGCATGTCCTCGATGTCGGTGTAAACATTAACGTCGTGCCCGGCTTTCTTGAGCTTGTTGCGTCCGTATTGGAGGGCGTATTTCCAGATGTCGCACACCGCGCGGAACTTGAGGCCGGGGATGTTGAGCATCGACTCCAGAAGGATGCGTCCTTGCGAACCGAGGCCGACGAGGGCGACGTTGATCTGGGAGTTGGGCGACTGGCCGGGCTGCGCGATGGCGAAGGGGGCTGTGCGCGAGAGCACGAGACCCGCGGTCGCGAGCGAGCTGGCGGCGAGGAATTTGCGGCGGGTGAAAATGGGAGTGTTGCTTGTGTTACTCATGTCTATTTGGAAAACAAAAAACGGAATCGGTTCGAATTAGTATTTTGCGCAGCAGCCGCAGACCGACCAGCGATTGTGGTCAACCCACTTGAGCGCGAGCGCGATCATGATGACATGCACACCAAGCATGGCGGTGCCGAGAATTTCGTTTTGGGCGCCAAGCATAATCATGCCGACGGTGAGCGACATATAGATGAGGCCCTGGACAAAAAGAGTGATGCGGGGGGCGATGCCGAGAAAGAGCGCGATGCCGGTGATGAGAAGAAGCGGCCCAAGCGCGTAGCCGTAGGCGGTGAGCATCCAGCCGGGCATGAGCGGTTCGGCGCGGAATGATTCCTCCATTCCGGGGGCCATGCCGTGGTAATGTTCAAGCCCGTAAACCTTGGTTTTGACCTCGACCATCGCGCCGTTGATGTCGGGCTCGCCGAATTCATCGAGCAAGGGTTTTTGCAGCATTTTGGTGCCGGTGAATTTCTCGACGGCCGTGACGATGGCACGGATGGCGATCCAGAGGCGCAGGACGATGAAGCCGAGCGAGGCGCCGGAGGGCAGCCAGGCCGGGCAGGCACAGGCGCGCGCAGTTTTGCTTGAATCAGAGGCGGAGTCAGATTGTTTAGTCATGGGTGTTTGCTTGAAACTAAAACGGCAAATTGAAATAAAAGGAAATAATTATAAAAGCCCAAAAATGCGGAATAATTATGCGACGCCTGGCATTCCTAAATTTTAGGGGAAGTTTTGGTTGAAGTTGTGGCTACCGGCATATCTTTTTGCACATTGCACAAACAGGCATGGGCACGCACGCATTCAATCATGAGGCAATGAACACGTTGTTCGACTTCCGCATACGTCATGCGGACGCGGACTACGCGCGCCAGGCCGCGCAGGCCGCCTTTGCCGAAGTTGACCGGCTTGAAAAACTCCTGAGCCGTTTCGAGGAGGGCAGCGATGTGTGGCGGATCAATCACGCCGAGGATGGCGAGACGATCATGATCAGCGAGGAGTGCCACGCGTGCCTGCAACAAGCGGTGCAGATATCGCTGGCGACGGAGGGCGCGTTTAACGTGTCCGTCGGCGACGCGGCGGACATCGCGAAACAGCACGAATCGAAAAAGGCGCCCATGGCGCAACTGCGCGCCGCGCTCAAGCGGAGCGCGAACGCGCTTGTTTCAATGGCCGAGGATTCGCTGGCGCTGCGCGTGGAGCACAAGGGAATTTCAATCGACCTCGGCGCCATCGGGAAAGGCTTTGCGGTCGACCGTGCGCGGGACTTGTTGCGCGAGTGGGGAATCAAGCACGCGCTGCTGAGCGCGGGCAACAGCTCCGTGCTTGCGACGGGCACTTGCTCGTCCAGAAAACACGCGGTCACTGCGGGCGCGAAGCACGCGTCCCCCTACGAAAACATCATCACGGCCAAGCCGAAACCCGGCGGCTGGGTGGTCAACATCGCGGGCGACAAACAATCGACCCCCGTGACGCTGCACGAATGCTCGCTGAGCAGCTCGGGCACGTCGGAGCTGGGGCGCCACATCATTGATCCGCGGCGGGGCGGGCAAAGCTACACACATTTGCGCACGTGGGTGCTCGCGCCGAACGCCGCGGCCGCGGACGCGCTCTCGACTGCGTGCATGACGATGATGCCGGAGGAAATCGCGCGCGCGCTGCGCGAGCTCGGCAAGGGGCATGCCGCGATCACCGAGGACACAAACGGACGGCTCCACATCTGCCGCCGCTCGGGTGTGTGGACGCAAATCAAACGAACCCACGCGCTCAGCTGGCCCGCATGAAAAACAACCCGCGCGCTTGGCTTGTTGTGCTGCCGCCGGTGCTGTTGCTGGCGCTCGCGGCGGTGTTGCGTTTCGCGGACCTGGGCTCGCGGCCGATGCACGCAGACGAGGCGGTGCAGGCGTATATTTTCGCCGATTTGCTTGAGGAGGGAAAATACCGCTACGACCCGTCGCACTACCACGGGCCGCTGCCGCACTTTATAAACCTGCCGCTGATGCGCGCGCTT
This genomic interval carries:
- a CDS encoding dolichyl-phosphate beta-glucosyltransferase, with amino-acid sequence MHLSIVIPAYNETRRLASAMQKLAAVLETFSFSHEVLLVVEKSGDDSLALAQKIAAAHPNWRAIDNLVHRGKGYAVRSGMLRATGDFICFMDADLSSDPAAVNDALKVIETTSATVVAGNRRHPESVVTHNQGKSRPLLSKVFNLTARMLFPGGIKVRDTQCGFKMFRADAAREIFTRARIDGFAFDIEIFLLAHRLGYEVRTIPVHWTDSPYSTVRAFRHGLQMYRDLLRLRFRM
- a CDS encoding discoidin domain-containing protein; its protein translation is MKIKTILLSTLALAACVTLSAQDKMVPFKTTLPKPKLAGTPVAIRVPHLETAADIDARKPVKVPEGSKNLALEKPVTSSDSMPIIGMLEQITDGDKDSDEGCFVELGDGKQWVQIDLEKAHKIYAIALWHFHSQERAYHDVIVQISNDADFLTGVTTVFNNDHDNSSGLGKGADKAYTDTSRGRVLPVDGVSGRYVRLYSKGNTANAANHYIEVEVWGK
- a CDS encoding Gfo/Idh/MocA family protein, whose product is MSNTSNTPIFTRRKFLAASSLATAGLVLSRTAPFAIAQPGQSPNSQINVALVGLGSQGRILLESMLNIPGLKFRAVCDIWKYALQYGRNKLKKAGHDVNVYTDIEDMLAKEKDLDVAIIATPDFWHAPHTVACHKAGLHVYCEKMMSNTIEGARSMVKASEAAGKLLQIGHQRRSNPRYLHVYNNLIRNAKLQGKFVAANGQWNRAVTDDLGFPKAYTIDAATLKKYGYRDMHQFRNWRWFRDLSGGPISDLGSHQIDIFAWFLGANPSTVFASGGIDYYKNHEWYDNVMVVYEYPLAHGTVRAFYQVQTATSSGGGYFENFMGDEGSISISENPKLTAAYREDRAPEWDQWVKKNYLRKTAAPPEPETKSVIDVRETKALAAYEIPVVLNKPIHQPHLENFFAAVQGKGKLTCDGRHAFESEVPIYRVNDSVAAKQVIQFKPEDYIA
- a CDS encoding FAD:protein FMN transferase — encoded protein: MNTLFDFRIRHADADYARQAAQAAFAEVDRLEKLLSRFEEGSDVWRINHAEDGETIMISEECHACLQQAVQISLATEGAFNVSVGDAADIAKQHESKKAPMAQLRAALKRSANALVSMAEDSLALRVEHKGISIDLGAIGKGFAVDRARDLLREWGIKHALLSAGNSSVLATGTCSSRKHAVTAGAKHASPYENIITAKPKPGGWVVNIAGDKQSTPVTLHECSLSSSGTSELGRHIIDPRRGGQSYTHLRTWVLAPNAAAADALSTACMTMMPEEIARALRELGKGHAAITEDTNGRLHICRRSGVWTQIKRTHALSWPA